A genomic window from Rattus norvegicus strain BN/NHsdMcwi chromosome 9, GRCr8, whole genome shotgun sequence includes:
- the Sema4c gene encoding semaphorin-4C isoform X2, translating into MAPHWAVWLLAAGLWGLGIGAEMWWNLAPRKTVSSGELVTVVRRFSQTGIQDFLTLTLTDRSGLLYVGAREALFAFSVEALELQGVISWEAPAEKKIECTQKGKSNQTECFNFIRFLQPYNASHLYVCGTYAFQPKCTYINMLTFTLDRAEFEDGKGKCPYDPAKGHTGLLVDGELYSATLNNFLGTEPVILRNMGPHHPIKTEYLAFWLNEPHFVGSAFVPESVGSFTGDDDKIYFFFSERAVEYDCYSEQVVARVARVCKGDMGGARTLQKKWTTFLKARLVCSAPDWKVYFNQLRAVHTLLGASWHNTTFFAVFQARWGDMDLSAVCEYQLEHIQQVFEGPFKEYSEQAQKWARYTDPVPTPRPGSCINNWHRDNGYTSSLELPDNTLNFIKKHPLMEEQVKPRLGRPLLVKKNTNFTHVVADRILGLDGATYTVLFIGTGDGWLLKAVSLGPWIHMVEELQVFDQEPVESLVLSQSKKVLFAGSRSQLVQLSLADCTKYRFCVDCVLARDPYCAWNVNTSRCVATGGHSGSLLVQHVANLDPSKMCIQYAIKKARPVVPKNITVVAGTDLVLPCHLSSNLAHALWTFRGRDLPAEQPGSFLYDTGLQALVVMAAQSRHSGPYHCYSEEQGTKLAAESYLVSVVAGSSVTLEARAPLENLGLVWLAVVALGAVCLVLLLLVLSLRRRLREELEKGSKAAERTLVYPLELPKEPASPPFRPGPETDEKLWDPVGYYYSDGSLKIVPGHARCQPGGGPPSPPPGIPGQPLPSPTRLHLGGGRNSNANGYVRLQLGGEDREGSGHPLPEIADELRRKLQQRQPLPDSNPEESSV; encoded by the exons ATGGCCCCACACTGGGCTGTCTGGCTGCTGGCAGCAGGGCTGTGGGGCCTGGGCATTGGGGCTGAGATGTGGTGGAACCTTGCGCCTCGGAAGACTGTATCTTCTGGGG AGCTGGTCACAGTAGTGAGGCGGTTCTCCCAGACAGGCATCCAGGACttcctgaccctgaccctgacagACCGTTCTGGCCTATTATATGTGGGGGCCCGGGAGGCGCTGTTTGCCTTCAGCGTAGAGGCTCTGGAGCTTCAAGGAGTG atctcctgggaggctccaGCTGAGAAGAAAATTGAGTGTACCCAGAAAGGGAAGAGCAACCAG ACCGAGTGCTTCAACTTCATCCGCTTCCTTCAGCCATACAACGCCTCCCATCTGTACGTTTGTGGTACCTATGCCTTCCAGCCCAAGTGCACCTACATC AACATGCTCACGTTCACCTTGGATCGTGCAGAATTTGAGGACGGGAAGGGTAAATGCCCTTACGACCCAGCTAAGGGCCACACTGGACTCCTTGTGG ATGGTGAACTGTACTCGGCTACACTCAATAACTTCCTGGGCACAGAGCCGGTTATCCTTCGAAACATGGGGCCCCACCACCCCATCAAGACGGAGTACCTGGCTTTTTGGTTGAATG AACCTCACTTTGTAGGCTCTGCCTTTGTCCCTGAGAGTGTGGGAAGCTTCACGGGAGATGATGACAAGATCTACTTCTTCTTCAGTGAGCGGGCAGTGGAGTATGACTGCTACTCCGAGCAGGTGGTGGCTCGAGTGGCACGAGTCTGTAAG GGTGACATGGGGGGAGCACGGACCCTGCAGAAGAAGTGGACAACGTTCCTGAAAGCTCGGTTGGTGTGCTCAGCCCCGGATTGGAAGGTCTACTTCAACCAGCTGCGGGCAGTGCACACCCTGCTGGGCGCCTCCTGGCACAACACCACCTTCTTCGCGGTTTTTCAAGCTCGATG GGGTGATATGGACCTGTCAGCAGTCTGCGAGTACCAGTTGGAACATATCCAGCAGGTGTTTGAGGGTCCCTTCAAGGAGTACAGCGAGCAAGCCCAGAAGTGGGCCCGCTATACTGACCCAGTACCCACCCCCCGGCCCGGTTCG TGCATCAACAACTGGCACCGAGACAATGGCTACACCAGTTCTCTGGAGCTGCCCGACAACACCCTTAACTTCATCAAGAAGCACCCGCTGATGGAGGAACAGGTGAAGCCTCGGTTGGGCCGCCCCCTACTTGTAAAGAAGAACACGAACTTCACACATGTGGTGGCCGACAGGATCCTAGGACTTGATGGCGCCACCTATACAGTGTTGTTCATTGGTACAG GAGATGGTTGGCTGCTGAAAGCTGTAAGCCTGGGGCCCtggatccacatggtggaggaGCTGCAGGTGTTTGACCAGGAGCCAGTGGAAAGTCTGGTGCTGTCTCAGAGCAAG AAGGTGCTGTTTGCTGGCTCCCGTTCTCAACTGGTTCAGCTGTCGCTGGCGGACTGCACGAAGTATCGCTTCTGTGTAGACTGTGTCCTTGCCAGGGACCCCTACTGTGCCTGGAATGTCAACACCAGCCGCTGTGTGGCCACCGGTGGTCATTCAGG GTCCCTTCTGGTCCAACACGTGGCAAATTTGGACCCTTCAAAGATGTGTATCCAGTATGCCATTAAAAAAG CCAGACCTGTTGTTCCCAAAAATATCACAGTTGTAGCAGGCACAGACCTGGTCCTACCCTGCCACCTCTCCTCCAATTTGGCTCATGCCCTCTGGACCTTCAGAGGCCGGGACCTGCCTGCAGAACAACCTGGCTCCTTCCTTTATGACACGGGACTCCAGGCGCTGGTGGTGATGGCCGCCCAGTCCCGCCACTCTGGGCCCTATCATTGCTATTCAGAGGAGCAGGGGACAAAACTGGCTGCAGAAAGCTACCTTGTTTCTGTCGTGGCTGGCTCATCGGTGACCCTGGAGGCACGGGCTCCCTTGGAAAACCTGGGGCTTGTGTGGCTAGCCGTGGTGGCCCTGGGGGCTGTGTGCCTGGTGTTGCTGCTGTTGGTTCTCTCGCTCCGCCGGCGCCTGCGAGAAGAGCTGGAAAAGGGTTCCAAGGCAGCCGAGAGGACACTGGTGTACCCCCTGGAACTGCCCAAGGAGCCAGCCAGTCCCCCCTTCCGTCCTGGCCCAGAAACCGATGAGAAACTTTGGGATCCTGTTGGTTACTACTATTCAGATGGCTCTCTCAAGATTGTGCCTGGTCACGCCCGGTGCCAGCCCGGGGGTGGgcccccttccccacctcctgGCATCCCCGGCCAGCCCTTGCCTTCTCCAACTCGGCTTCACCTAGGAGGTGGTCGGAACTCAAATGCCAACGGTTATGTGCGCTTACAGTTGGGTGGAGAGGACCGAGAAGGATCTGGGCACCCACTGCCTGAGATTGCTGATGAATTACGACGGAAACTGCAGCAGCGCCAGCCGCTGCCTGACTCCAACCCAGAGGAGTCTTCAGTATGA
- the Sema4c gene encoding semaphorin-4C isoform X1: MLTSFFSFSRAAGLKFRLWVSAMAPHWAVWLLAAGLWGLGIGAEMWWNLAPRKTVSSGELVTVVRRFSQTGIQDFLTLTLTDRSGLLYVGAREALFAFSVEALELQGVISWEAPAEKKIECTQKGKSNQTECFNFIRFLQPYNASHLYVCGTYAFQPKCTYINMLTFTLDRAEFEDGKGKCPYDPAKGHTGLLVDGELYSATLNNFLGTEPVILRNMGPHHPIKTEYLAFWLNEPHFVGSAFVPESVGSFTGDDDKIYFFFSERAVEYDCYSEQVVARVARVCKGDMGGARTLQKKWTTFLKARLVCSAPDWKVYFNQLRAVHTLLGASWHNTTFFAVFQARWGDMDLSAVCEYQLEHIQQVFEGPFKEYSEQAQKWARYTDPVPTPRPGSCINNWHRDNGYTSSLELPDNTLNFIKKHPLMEEQVKPRLGRPLLVKKNTNFTHVVADRILGLDGATYTVLFIGTGDGWLLKAVSLGPWIHMVEELQVFDQEPVESLVLSQSKKVLFAGSRSQLVQLSLADCTKYRFCVDCVLARDPYCAWNVNTSRCVATGGHSGSLLVQHVANLDPSKMCIQYAIKKARPVVPKNITVVAGTDLVLPCHLSSNLAHALWTFRGRDLPAEQPGSFLYDTGLQALVVMAAQSRHSGPYHCYSEEQGTKLAAESYLVSVVAGSSVTLEARAPLENLGLVWLAVVALGAVCLVLLLLVLSLRRRLREELEKGSKAAERTLVYPLELPKEPASPPFRPGPETDEKLWDPVGYYYSDGSLKIVPGHARCQPGGGPPSPPPGIPGQPLPSPTRLHLGGGRNSNANGYVRLQLGGEDREGSGHPLPEIADELRRKLQQRQPLPDSNPEESSV, from the exons ATGCTGACCAGTTTCTTTTCCTTCAGCAGGGCTGCTGGACTGAAGTTTAGACTCTGGGTGTCTGCCATGGCCCCACACTGGGCTGTCTGGCTGCTGGCAGCAGGGCTGTGGGGCCTGGGCATTGGGGCTGAGATGTGGTGGAACCTTGCGCCTCGGAAGACTGTATCTTCTGGGG AGCTGGTCACAGTAGTGAGGCGGTTCTCCCAGACAGGCATCCAGGACttcctgaccctgaccctgacagACCGTTCTGGCCTATTATATGTGGGGGCCCGGGAGGCGCTGTTTGCCTTCAGCGTAGAGGCTCTGGAGCTTCAAGGAGTG atctcctgggaggctccaGCTGAGAAGAAAATTGAGTGTACCCAGAAAGGGAAGAGCAACCAG ACCGAGTGCTTCAACTTCATCCGCTTCCTTCAGCCATACAACGCCTCCCATCTGTACGTTTGTGGTACCTATGCCTTCCAGCCCAAGTGCACCTACATC AACATGCTCACGTTCACCTTGGATCGTGCAGAATTTGAGGACGGGAAGGGTAAATGCCCTTACGACCCAGCTAAGGGCCACACTGGACTCCTTGTGG ATGGTGAACTGTACTCGGCTACACTCAATAACTTCCTGGGCACAGAGCCGGTTATCCTTCGAAACATGGGGCCCCACCACCCCATCAAGACGGAGTACCTGGCTTTTTGGTTGAATG AACCTCACTTTGTAGGCTCTGCCTTTGTCCCTGAGAGTGTGGGAAGCTTCACGGGAGATGATGACAAGATCTACTTCTTCTTCAGTGAGCGGGCAGTGGAGTATGACTGCTACTCCGAGCAGGTGGTGGCTCGAGTGGCACGAGTCTGTAAG GGTGACATGGGGGGAGCACGGACCCTGCAGAAGAAGTGGACAACGTTCCTGAAAGCTCGGTTGGTGTGCTCAGCCCCGGATTGGAAGGTCTACTTCAACCAGCTGCGGGCAGTGCACACCCTGCTGGGCGCCTCCTGGCACAACACCACCTTCTTCGCGGTTTTTCAAGCTCGATG GGGTGATATGGACCTGTCAGCAGTCTGCGAGTACCAGTTGGAACATATCCAGCAGGTGTTTGAGGGTCCCTTCAAGGAGTACAGCGAGCAAGCCCAGAAGTGGGCCCGCTATACTGACCCAGTACCCACCCCCCGGCCCGGTTCG TGCATCAACAACTGGCACCGAGACAATGGCTACACCAGTTCTCTGGAGCTGCCCGACAACACCCTTAACTTCATCAAGAAGCACCCGCTGATGGAGGAACAGGTGAAGCCTCGGTTGGGCCGCCCCCTACTTGTAAAGAAGAACACGAACTTCACACATGTGGTGGCCGACAGGATCCTAGGACTTGATGGCGCCACCTATACAGTGTTGTTCATTGGTACAG GAGATGGTTGGCTGCTGAAAGCTGTAAGCCTGGGGCCCtggatccacatggtggaggaGCTGCAGGTGTTTGACCAGGAGCCAGTGGAAAGTCTGGTGCTGTCTCAGAGCAAG AAGGTGCTGTTTGCTGGCTCCCGTTCTCAACTGGTTCAGCTGTCGCTGGCGGACTGCACGAAGTATCGCTTCTGTGTAGACTGTGTCCTTGCCAGGGACCCCTACTGTGCCTGGAATGTCAACACCAGCCGCTGTGTGGCCACCGGTGGTCATTCAGG GTCCCTTCTGGTCCAACACGTGGCAAATTTGGACCCTTCAAAGATGTGTATCCAGTATGCCATTAAAAAAG CCAGACCTGTTGTTCCCAAAAATATCACAGTTGTAGCAGGCACAGACCTGGTCCTACCCTGCCACCTCTCCTCCAATTTGGCTCATGCCCTCTGGACCTTCAGAGGCCGGGACCTGCCTGCAGAACAACCTGGCTCCTTCCTTTATGACACGGGACTCCAGGCGCTGGTGGTGATGGCCGCCCAGTCCCGCCACTCTGGGCCCTATCATTGCTATTCAGAGGAGCAGGGGACAAAACTGGCTGCAGAAAGCTACCTTGTTTCTGTCGTGGCTGGCTCATCGGTGACCCTGGAGGCACGGGCTCCCTTGGAAAACCTGGGGCTTGTGTGGCTAGCCGTGGTGGCCCTGGGGGCTGTGTGCCTGGTGTTGCTGCTGTTGGTTCTCTCGCTCCGCCGGCGCCTGCGAGAAGAGCTGGAAAAGGGTTCCAAGGCAGCCGAGAGGACACTGGTGTACCCCCTGGAACTGCCCAAGGAGCCAGCCAGTCCCCCCTTCCGTCCTGGCCCAGAAACCGATGAGAAACTTTGGGATCCTGTTGGTTACTACTATTCAGATGGCTCTCTCAAGATTGTGCCTGGTCACGCCCGGTGCCAGCCCGGGGGTGGgcccccttccccacctcctgGCATCCCCGGCCAGCCCTTGCCTTCTCCAACTCGGCTTCACCTAGGAGGTGGTCGGAACTCAAATGCCAACGGTTATGTGCGCTTACAGTTGGGTGGAGAGGACCGAGAAGGATCTGGGCACCCACTGCCTGAGATTGCTGATGAATTACGACGGAAACTGCAGCAGCGCCAGCCGCTGCCTGACTCCAACCCAGAGGAGTCTTCAGTATGA
- the Sema4c gene encoding semaphorin-4C isoform X3, whose translation MLTFTLDRAEFEDGKGKCPYDPAKGHTGLLVDGELYSATLNNFLGTEPVILRNMGPHHPIKTEYLAFWLNEPHFVGSAFVPESVGSFTGDDDKIYFFFSERAVEYDCYSEQVVARVARVCKGDMGGARTLQKKWTTFLKARLVCSAPDWKVYFNQLRAVHTLLGASWHNTTFFAVFQARWGDMDLSAVCEYQLEHIQQVFEGPFKEYSEQAQKWARYTDPVPTPRPGSCINNWHRDNGYTSSLELPDNTLNFIKKHPLMEEQVKPRLGRPLLVKKNTNFTHVVADRILGLDGATYTVLFIGTGDGWLLKAVSLGPWIHMVEELQVFDQEPVESLVLSQSKKVLFAGSRSQLVQLSLADCTKYRFCVDCVLARDPYCAWNVNTSRCVATGGHSGSLLVQHVANLDPSKMCIQYAIKKARPVVPKNITVVAGTDLVLPCHLSSNLAHALWTFRGRDLPAEQPGSFLYDTGLQALVVMAAQSRHSGPYHCYSEEQGTKLAAESYLVSVVAGSSVTLEARAPLENLGLVWLAVVALGAVCLVLLLLVLSLRRRLREELEKGSKAAERTLVYPLELPKEPASPPFRPGPETDEKLWDPVGYYYSDGSLKIVPGHARCQPGGGPPSPPPGIPGQPLPSPTRLHLGGGRNSNANGYVRLQLGGEDREGSGHPLPEIADELRRKLQQRQPLPDSNPEESSV comes from the exons ATGCTCACGTTCACCTTGGATCGTGCAGAATTTGAGGACGGGAAGGGTAAATGCCCTTACGACCCAGCTAAGGGCCACACTGGACTCCTTGTGG ATGGTGAACTGTACTCGGCTACACTCAATAACTTCCTGGGCACAGAGCCGGTTATCCTTCGAAACATGGGGCCCCACCACCCCATCAAGACGGAGTACCTGGCTTTTTGGTTGAATG AACCTCACTTTGTAGGCTCTGCCTTTGTCCCTGAGAGTGTGGGAAGCTTCACGGGAGATGATGACAAGATCTACTTCTTCTTCAGTGAGCGGGCAGTGGAGTATGACTGCTACTCCGAGCAGGTGGTGGCTCGAGTGGCACGAGTCTGTAAG GGTGACATGGGGGGAGCACGGACCCTGCAGAAGAAGTGGACAACGTTCCTGAAAGCTCGGTTGGTGTGCTCAGCCCCGGATTGGAAGGTCTACTTCAACCAGCTGCGGGCAGTGCACACCCTGCTGGGCGCCTCCTGGCACAACACCACCTTCTTCGCGGTTTTTCAAGCTCGATG GGGTGATATGGACCTGTCAGCAGTCTGCGAGTACCAGTTGGAACATATCCAGCAGGTGTTTGAGGGTCCCTTCAAGGAGTACAGCGAGCAAGCCCAGAAGTGGGCCCGCTATACTGACCCAGTACCCACCCCCCGGCCCGGTTCG TGCATCAACAACTGGCACCGAGACAATGGCTACACCAGTTCTCTGGAGCTGCCCGACAACACCCTTAACTTCATCAAGAAGCACCCGCTGATGGAGGAACAGGTGAAGCCTCGGTTGGGCCGCCCCCTACTTGTAAAGAAGAACACGAACTTCACACATGTGGTGGCCGACAGGATCCTAGGACTTGATGGCGCCACCTATACAGTGTTGTTCATTGGTACAG GAGATGGTTGGCTGCTGAAAGCTGTAAGCCTGGGGCCCtggatccacatggtggaggaGCTGCAGGTGTTTGACCAGGAGCCAGTGGAAAGTCTGGTGCTGTCTCAGAGCAAG AAGGTGCTGTTTGCTGGCTCCCGTTCTCAACTGGTTCAGCTGTCGCTGGCGGACTGCACGAAGTATCGCTTCTGTGTAGACTGTGTCCTTGCCAGGGACCCCTACTGTGCCTGGAATGTCAACACCAGCCGCTGTGTGGCCACCGGTGGTCATTCAGG GTCCCTTCTGGTCCAACACGTGGCAAATTTGGACCCTTCAAAGATGTGTATCCAGTATGCCATTAAAAAAG CCAGACCTGTTGTTCCCAAAAATATCACAGTTGTAGCAGGCACAGACCTGGTCCTACCCTGCCACCTCTCCTCCAATTTGGCTCATGCCCTCTGGACCTTCAGAGGCCGGGACCTGCCTGCAGAACAACCTGGCTCCTTCCTTTATGACACGGGACTCCAGGCGCTGGTGGTGATGGCCGCCCAGTCCCGCCACTCTGGGCCCTATCATTGCTATTCAGAGGAGCAGGGGACAAAACTGGCTGCAGAAAGCTACCTTGTTTCTGTCGTGGCTGGCTCATCGGTGACCCTGGAGGCACGGGCTCCCTTGGAAAACCTGGGGCTTGTGTGGCTAGCCGTGGTGGCCCTGGGGGCTGTGTGCCTGGTGTTGCTGCTGTTGGTTCTCTCGCTCCGCCGGCGCCTGCGAGAAGAGCTGGAAAAGGGTTCCAAGGCAGCCGAGAGGACACTGGTGTACCCCCTGGAACTGCCCAAGGAGCCAGCCAGTCCCCCCTTCCGTCCTGGCCCAGAAACCGATGAGAAACTTTGGGATCCTGTTGGTTACTACTATTCAGATGGCTCTCTCAAGATTGTGCCTGGTCACGCCCGGTGCCAGCCCGGGGGTGGgcccccttccccacctcctgGCATCCCCGGCCAGCCCTTGCCTTCTCCAACTCGGCTTCACCTAGGAGGTGGTCGGAACTCAAATGCCAACGGTTATGTGCGCTTACAGTTGGGTGGAGAGGACCGAGAAGGATCTGGGCACCCACTGCCTGAGATTGCTGATGAATTACGACGGAAACTGCAGCAGCGCCAGCCGCTGCCTGACTCCAACCCAGAGGAGTCTTCAGTATGA